One segment of Cryptomeria japonica unplaced genomic scaffold, Sugi_1.0 HiC_scaffold_282, whole genome shotgun sequence DNA contains the following:
- the LOC131870083 gene encoding paired amphipathic helix protein Sin3-like 4 has protein sequence MKRAAEKERSEIRGPKRCRFAEGYEEMPLPTEIDAQSYLISVKEHFKDDMGKFAEFIQILDDFRSKTCDAIKVIARLKQLVKSHELLLGFNKFLPKGFEILLPSEDFLRDGHKDQHHKSRAMLGSNALPASNNEKITYKPKSEMDLSHLEQCTPRYRLIPQNFLKPVASCSTDLDAEVLNDICVSVASGTEDYRRKRQFNTYEQAILNCEDDRFELDMLIKNLEAAIERVHELLEKQHAHFRIEDHLTAMNLRCIELIYGNCGLRIIDLLLEKPDRCLPVIVKRLQQKHDEWVDCRTRFNKGWADVYTKYYQRSLDHHSSRFNQRDAKCLSHLENIMEDCCI, from the exons ATGAAGAGAGCAGCGGAGAAGGAAAGATCAGAGATTCGGGGACCAAAACG TTGTAGGTTCGCCGAAGGTTATGAAGAGATGCCTTTGCCAACAGAGATAGACGCACAATCATATCTGATTTCAGTAAAAGAGCATTTCAAAGATGATATGGGAAAATTCGCAGAGTTTATTCAAATCCTCGATGATTTTAGGTCAAAGAC ATGTGATGCGATCAAGGTTATTGCCAGATTGAAACAGCTCGTTAAGAGCCATGAACTTCTTTTAGGTTTCAATAAATTTCTCCCAAAAGGCTTCGAAATCTTGCTCCCTTCCGAAGATTTTCTACGAGACGGACACAAGGATCAACATCACAAATCAAGGGCTATGTTGGGTAGCAATGCTTTGCCAGCTTCAAACAATGAGAAAATCACATACAAACCCAAATCAGAGATGGACCTTTCTCATTTGGAACAGTGTACTCCTAGATACCGTTTGATACCACAGAAT TTCCTGAAACCCGTTGCCAGCTGTTCAACTGATCTTGACGCAGAGGTATTGAATGATATTTGTGTATCAGTAGCATCTGGTACAGAGGATTACCGAAGAAAAAGGCAATTTAACACTTATGAGCAGGCTATTCTCAATTGTGAGGATGACAG aTTTGAGTTGGACATGCtcataaaaaatttagaagctGCAATTGAGCGTGTACATGAGTTACTGGAAAAGCAACATGCTCATTTCAGAATTGAAGACCACCTGACAG CTATGAATTTAAGGTGCATTGAGCTCATTTATGGAAATTGCGGGCTTCGTATAATAGATCTGCTGCTTGAAAAGCCAGATCGCTGTTTACCAGTAATTGTAAAACGTCTTCAACAGAAGCACGACGAATGGGTCGATTGTCGGACCAGATTCAACAAAGGCTGGGCAGATGTTTATACAAAGTACTATCAGAGATCTCTTGACCACCATAGCTCCCGCTTTAACCAAAGAGATGCAAAATGTTTGAGCCACTTGGAAAATATTATGGAGGATTGTTGTATATAA